The Pichia kudriavzevii chromosome 3, complete sequence nucleotide sequence ACATGTCGTGTACTTCGTACAATCTACAAATTGCCACTGCTCAGTATATTGTCATTTTATTGCTTCATTTATGTGATGAAGATATACACAAAGTGTCGACTTCAAAACAGTTTTTAGACACGGTGTCGAATAGGTTGGAATCGAAGTTAGTAAAGCTCAGAGATTTAGGTATGTTTATTGCCGACTTTATTTACACGAAACTGAACGACAAGGAGATGTTCAATATTCCCGATTactcaaagagaaaagcGCTTTTCATGTCGCCACTTATGGAACTCCAAAAGGAGTTTGCCGATGttgaattcaaatcaatcGATGATGTGGTTTGTACTATACGTTCGTATAGATCTATCACTCTTGTGCAAAGTGAAGAAACCCAACTAGTGGATGAAAAACCACTAATGGTAGATATTCGTTGCGATTCTGATGCAAGCGATTCTGATTTGGATGATCCCTCAGTAGAGAGGAAGGTGCATGTTACAAAGCCCgtgtttttgaaagatttaCTTCATTACCTTCTATCAGATCCTCAAAAAGACAAAACTGCGTTTGAAAAGCGGGGAATTGCATTCAGTATTGGAATTGAAATGGTTAGAATTAAGAAAGGCATGCCTGAATTGACGTTTTATATAACCAGGCTTATCGATGCTGCTTTAGACATGGACAGCACAGGGTTCCCACTAAGAAGTAACAACAAACTTACTGATAATGAGGTGGATTCTGCCTTTAATTCTTGGAAACTCTCGTTCATGATTGCGCTTTGTACGTCTGACTTTGAAAATGCTATTGATTACctgttgaaaatgtttcttAAACAGGATTGGTCAATCTCTACCCGGATAAAAGTACTAACATGCATAGGCTTGAGCTGTAGAGAGTTATCAGGGAAACATGATGACTTTATATGGGGTAAAGGTGACCTACAGAAAGTAAAACCGAAAAACTTAAGGGGACCAGGACATGAAGCATTTTTGAGATTAGATAGCAAGGAGTTGAATGGAAGGGGGATAGTGGATGTTGCTTTAGAGgagagggaaaaaaagatgATAGATGCATTAGAGGCTGTTGGAATCGGTGAGGGAAAAGTAGTACGAAGATCAAGAAAGCTCGAGCTTGACAAGCAGGACAACACCAAGAACAACACTGTTCATACTAcatttatcaacaaaaagCTTTCAAAACTGTATTTTTCTATGGTTGCATTATGGGAGGATGTTAACATACTCACGCATGGAACTGGTTTCAATGTCGGCTCAATGTCGGAGCACCTGAATTCACATTATGTGAACATGCtttcaatgatttattCTTGTGCTGTACCATCTTGCACTGTGTTGGTAGATATgtcaattgaacaaataaagattttgattggAGTTTCCAAGTCAATACAGACCATCAGCTGTACAGAGTTTCCAAGTTTACTCTACGAAGCTCTTGTGAATGGTGTCAAATCTTTGCTGATGGGAAATGATAGAATGTTCTCTGTGCTAAAATCCAATGCGCCagttgaaatcaatactTTATTTGAATCTTTTGCTCAAGTTTCCGCCATGGCACCCTCCATGGAGGAACACACAAAAATGTTAAGTGTCTCTGTA carries:
- a CDS encoding uncharacterized protein (PKUD0C11020; similar to Saccharomyces cerevisiae YGR099W (TEL2); ancestral locus Anc_3.442), whose product is MSSLESVLDQLKRLDFSTLELQTALNTVSAYSPLSDSDNLHLSLILLERVIPQAYILASNDIRKAIIELLATPIGINQLLRSIKEAASDETTKSEKVYSYVDILSHILEHKLEFVIDLFLNCKGTHNNNWRVFLTMKLTDVLGQVHLWLFDHPPNSDFVLNVNRMRVRQLMEFYTGNCVKCLAARIEQCNLRSDKTDTVQQILIFFLEKEPEAVFNMIIENWKILNSFFKQENGNSLKGKSKAIENKKRFMMGLFKAFNLKITDYTSGKLYSSLINNMLKTFDLVDASELILKSCEANTNYIASYAWIHNTGRVKKEHVLRILSNFGNQEYMSCTSYNLQIATAQYIVILLLHLCDEDIHKVSTSKQFLDTVSNRLESKLVKLRDLGMFIADFIYTKLNDKEMFNIPDYSKRKALFMSPLMELQKEFADVEFKSIDDVVCTIRSYRSITLVQSEETQLVDEKPLMVDIRCDSDASDSDLDDPSVERKVHVTKPVFLKDLLHYLLSDPQKDKTAFEKRGIAFSIGIEMVRIKKGMPELTFYITRLIDAALDMDSTGFPLRSNNKLTDNEVDSAFNSWKLSFMIALCTSDFENAIDYLLKMFLKQDWSISTRIKVLTCIGLSCRELSGKHDDFIWGKGDLQKVKPKNLRGPGHEAFLRLDSKELNGRGIVDVALEEREKKMIDALEAVGIGEGKVVRRSRKLELDKQDNTKNNTVHTTFINKKLSKLYFSMVALWEDVNILTHGTGFNVGSMSEHLNSHYVNMLSMIYSCAVPSCTVLVDMSIEQIKILIGVSKSIQTISCTEFPSLLYEALVNGVKSLLMGNDRMFSVLKSNAPVEINTLFESFAQVSAMAPSMEEHTKMLSVSVLEHLRQYCLGY